A single genomic interval of Anopheles marshallii chromosome 2, idAnoMarsDA_429_01, whole genome shotgun sequence harbors:
- the LOC128709012 gene encoding mucin-5AC-like, with protein MANGTPTNISFPGWLLVAVAIVHWYQPLVASYNVAEHRLDYIKLGEGREYNYHYNDGVSSGYDKRKFYKRPQAFKHPYTLKNFPSPVEQIATNEFQTHPQQTYMSQESLLPVYESHEKTVHYVPVDYSSSKLITSQKESPYTLTQSVGPVSYTGSLAERVIQMIQLHHPPSAKNVSAATATGGSAGSGTSTSTVHFQTPSVQYHQHPGSYQYFNAHPAPSQYELVRPISNFPPPRPYIAPTLTTTKAPYVAPFLQRTTTTSTTTTTTTVAPPTRRPYVAPGVTNDPLLNSVVLANQLKYTTSSRPAAANRPVATGSNGSGNPLKPYEPEFDIDIRIDLRDDSA; from the exons ATGGCTAACGGAACACCCACGAACATCTCCTTCCCGGGATGGCTATTAGTTGCG GTTGCAATTGTTCACTGGTATCAACCATTGGTGGCATCATACAATGTAGCAGAGCATAGACTGGACTATATTAAGTTGGGTGAAGGTCGTGAGTATAACTATCA CTACAATGATGGTGTATCATCAGGGTATGACAAGCGTAAATTTTACAAGCGACCGCAAGCTTTCAAGCATCCATACACGCTGAAGAACTTCCCATCGCCAGTCGAACAGATTGCCACGAATGAATTCCAAACGCATCCGCAGCAAACGTACATGTCGCAGGAAAGCTTGTTGCCGGTGTACGAGTCGCACGAGAAAACTGTGCATTACGTACCTGTGGACTATTCTTCCTCCAAATTAATTACCAGCCAAAAGGAATCGCCATATACGTTGACCCAGTCGGTTGGCCCAGTGTCCTACACGGGCAGTTTGGCCGAGCGAGTCATCCAGATGATACAATTGCATCATCCGCCAAGTGCAAAGAATGTCAGTGCCGCCACTGCAACCGGTGGTAGTGCTGGAAGTGGCACGAGCACTAGCACAGTACACTTCCAAACCCCAAGCGTACAGTACCATCAACATCCCGGAAGTTATCAGTATTTCAATGCACACCCAGCACCATCTCAGTACGAGCTGGTACGGCCCATAAGCAACTTTCCGCCACCAAGGCCCTACATTGCACCGACATTGACCACAACCAAGGCACCGTATGTTGCTCCATTCCTGCAAagaacaaccaccaccagcaccacgacTACGACGACCACGGTTGCTCCACCGACCAGGCGGCCGTACGTTGCACCAGGGGTCACGAACGATCCGCTACTGAACTCAGTGGTCCTCGCAAACCAGCTTAAGTATACCACCTCCAGCCGGCCAGCTGCGGCTAATCGACCGGTGGCCACGGGCAGCAATGGCAGTGGCAATCCATTGAAACCGTACGAGCCCGAGTTTGACATAGACATACGGATCGATTTGCGCGATGATTCCGCGTAG
- the LOC128709691 gene encoding WD repeat-containing protein 6 — MRVLTDAACIRVLCNETLLIAIGNQLLLVYLSPNGSTHRTFAQLPRLVDKIHGIEACIIEPGKYLAITHAGREVYSTVVDCYTHTFSDSVQVVIPEEPCDQPVPHVRRRLHDWISSISLLSPTQLCIVTSHGVAALLKRGDNNRSLEWDLVDKSPCEDGSTLYCSTITGRQWDDVVVLSGTALGLLLIWSVAGPEDCRGRVLQSISAHNGVIFCIACDFASGLLTTTSDDRSIKFWNVRLTINKQECYKSVVLREERYCFAHTARVFQCRIINGTHRSLVASIGEDSHLCLWTIDGNLVLKKRLDEGPTLWNMDYDPENATIFITASNGNLHKYCIRYFIDGNVNINCDQSNMEDISPVLSEGKHLAKIKYLTNGFMVAATNHNEVLLLENNGAIAHSLEKPEHFKCSLIEVGGTTFYLASGRCIMVYNVTEKNCVHLARIKTVSFLQKAFVCANDGNEIKEGPIRSLNFCARSKNVAICDASGRCIVLDESLEAILSCHRIPYSTERWLTSFLVLNDELLLMADRSGHLYLFDKIHTDPVHKLTNVHGKLGITTIAAYDKDVQLSDGYNLRTTGHDGRICELFVNTISKKLELLTFTKSSIGWIDRKMVRNSNTFYLGFNDSHFLMVDKMNEIYMQCDCGGGHRCWDFHFDDNSETFAYVFVQHKRLKKIQYTMRKNIGSELTLPRFNWHTRACNVLQVTGRGDSYLLFSGGEDNILRINVLHKGQIVEEPRKHLFNHISSIKTIVIKHCVENDSLLVISAGGRAQICVTRVNLKNFRIKQEYDYMLLATDSERTRWKTNRRSTFDPETKFMCASFLSDDRIVFGCSDGFLRIFQLSFPDGQVSLSLVNEIFYGRCILKMVDIAVNGRSIFVSMATDGLLCFWDASCPNEPFYRHRHHSSGVNAVDVKQVDSEKFVFATGGDDQSVTVSLLEITLPEGKPHVREIGKLCEKYLHTAQVTGLKLLDDDRLISVGIDQRVYVTKFTVYDKLVVEYSTNTCIADLKGVSYLQNDEELILYGCGIEIMKLQSI, encoded by the exons ATGCGGGTTCTTACTGATGCAGCTTGCATTCGAGTGCTTTGTAACGAAACATTGTTAATAG CTATCGGAAACCAGTTGCTGCTCGTGTATCTCTCACCGAATGGAAGCACACATCGTACATTTGCCCAATTGCCACGGCTTGTGGATAAGATTCACGGGATAGAAGCATGCATTATCGAGCCTGGAAAATATCTCGCAATTACTCACGCTGGACGAGAAGTATACAGTACCGTTGTCGATTGCTATACGCATACATTTTCTGACAGTGTGCAGGTCGTTATTCCAGAAGAACCGTGCGACCAACCCGTTCCTCACGTTCGACGACGCTTACATGATTGGATCAGTAGCATTTCTCTGCTCTCTCCAACCCAGCTGTGTATTGTAACATCACACGGTGTAGCAGCATTATTAAAACGTGGCGATAACAATCGTTCATTGGAATGGGATTTGGTTGATAAAAGTCCCTGCGAAGATGGATCTACGCTCTATTGTTCTACTATTACTGGTCGACAATGGGATGATGTAGTCGTTCTCTCCGGAACTGCTCTCGGGCTTTTACTTATCTGGTCTGTGGCAGGGCCAGAAGATTGTCGTGGCAGGGTGCTCCAAAGTATATCAGCTCACAATGGAGTAAttttttgcattgcatgcGATTTTGCTTCCGGTTTGCTGACCACTACTTCTGATGACCGCTCGATAAAATTTTGGAATGTGCGATTGACGATAAACAAGCAAGAATGTTACAAATCGGTAGTGCTGCGAGAGGAACGATATTGTTTTGCCCACACCGCTAGGGTATTCCAGTGTCGAATCATAAATGGAA ctcaTCGATCATTAGTGGCATCTATCGGTGAAGATTCTCATCTCTGCCTGTGGACTATTGATGGTAATTTGGTATTGAAGAAACGCTTAGACGAAGGGCCAACACTATGGAATATGGACTATGATCCTGAAAATGCTACAATTTTCATTACAGCAAGTAATGGAAACTTGCATAAGTACTGCATCCGATACTTCATTGACGGTAACGTTAACATTAATTGCGATCAAAGTAATATGGAGGACATAAGTCCAGTACTGTCGGAAGGCAAACACttagcaaaaattaaatacctAACCAACGGATTTATGGTAGCTGCTACAAACCACAATGAGGTATTGCTACTAGAGAACAATGGCGCAATAGCACATAGTCTCGAAAAGCCAGAACATTTCAAATGTAGTCTAATCGAGGTTGGAGGAACAACTTTCTATCTAGCTAGCGGTAGATGTATCATGGTTTATAACGTGACAGAAAAGAATTGTGTTCATCTCGCAAGGATCAAAACCGTATCCTTTTTACAGAAAGCTTTCGTCTGTGCGAATGACGGGAATGAGATAAAAGAAGGTCCCATAAGGTCCTTGAACTTCTGTGCGCGATCAAAGAATGTTGCCATATGCGATGCTAGTGGTCGTTGCATTGTTTTAGATGAGTCACTTGAAGCAATTTTATCGTGTCATAGAATACCTTATTCAACTGAAAGATGGTTGACGTCCTTTCTGGTGCTCAATGATGAACTACTGCTAATGGCCGATCGTTCTGGACATTTGTATCTTTTCGACAAAATTCATACCGATCCCGTACACAAGCTTACGAATGTGCATGGTAAACTAGGCATCACCACGATCGCTGCGTACGATAAAGATGTACAGCTGTCGGATGGATATAATTTAAGGACAACGGGTCACGATGGACGAATTTGTGAACTGTTTGTGAATACCATCTCGAAAAAGTTGGAATTACTAACTTTCACCAAATCTTCCATTGGTTGGATCGATCGTAAAATGGTTCGTAACTCCAACACCTTTTATCTAGGTTTTAATGATTCACATTTTCTCATGGTTGATAAAATGAACGAGATTTATATGCAATGTGACTGTGGTGGAGGGCATCGGTGTTGGGATTTTCATTTCGACGACAACTCAGAAACCTTTGCATACGTTTTCGTTCAACATAAGCGActgaaaaaaatccaatataCGATGCGGAAAAATATCGGTAGTGAACTAACGCTACCACGTTTCAATTGGCACACACGTGCGTGTAATGTACTACAGGTGACAGGACGGGGCGATTCGTACTTGCTGTTCTCGGGAGGTGAAGACAACATCCTACGCATAAACGTTTTACACAAGGGCCAGATAGTGGAAGAACCTCGTAAACATCTATTTAATCACATCTCCAGCATAAAAACGATTGTAATTAAACATTGCGTAGAGAATGATAGCTTGCTAGTGATTTCTGCCGGCGGTAGGGCACAGATATGCGTGACGAGGGTGAATTTGAAAAACTTTCGCATAAAGCAAGAGTATGACTATATGCTGCTGGCCACAGATTCAGAGCGAACCCGATGGAAAACGAATCGACGGTCTACGTTCGATCcggaaacaaaatttatgtGCGCATCCTTCCTGTCAGACGATCGTATTGTGTTCGGTTGTTCGGATGGATTTTTAAGAATCTTTCAGCTGTCCTTTCCCGATGGGCAGGTTTCGTTATCGTTGGTAAACGAAATATTTTACGGACGATGCATTTTAAAGATGGTTGACATTGCCGTCAATGGAAGATCGATATTTGTTTCGATGGCCACCGATGGACTGTTATGTTTTTGGGATGCTTCGTGTCCTAATGAACCTTTCTATCGTCACCGCCATCACAGCAGTGGAGTGAATGCTGTCGATGTTAAACAGGTGGATTCGGAAAAGTTTGTGTTTGCTACGGGGGGAGATGATCAATCGGTTACGGTGTCGTTACTAGAAATAACACTTCCAGAAGGAAAACCGCATGTTCGTGAGATAGGAAAATTGTGTGAAAAGTATCTGCATACTGCACAAGTTACTGGGTTGAAGCTTCTGGATGACGATCGACTGATCAGCGTTGGTATTGACCAGCGAGTTTATGTCACCAAATTTACTGTCTACGATAAACTCGTAGTTGAATACAGTACCAACACATGCATTGCGGACCTGAAAGGCGTATCGTATTTGCAAAACGACGAAGAACTAATTTTATATGGTTGTGGTATAGAAATAATGAAACTACAAAGTATATGA
- the LOC128709692 gene encoding RNA-binding protein 25 — protein sequence MSFHPRPPGTTIVSAGIPYIAPPIVQQPMIPAMNQPPPSNRGGSFRSGATIGSRPQMYNNKPPPQPEPVYDGPIVTVFVGNISEKVPDPMIKQILATCGTVVNWKRVSTFGFCEYDPAGGARAVRLVHDLEVGGKKLVAKVDAKNKALLDSFREDESNAETTNEISEKRGDDDAMEAIGRILEDFKEELAAAEQQQEETQAKQKKMLQTVDIEDGKRDIINKEIGKFRKYTEEEELKKEKEKERKKREEKRAEEKQRRSVSPRKDKKASNSSRRRSRSRSRDRERDREREREREQRERDKEREREREREQRERERERERDLERQRERERERERERERERERDREREDMKVNRNPRDIQKEKEMEEEARERKKTEKKARDKEAAYQERLRNWEARERRKAKDYEKDREKDRCKEEEREKEAKRLKEFLEDYDDDRDDPKYYKGRELQRRLAERVREADADSKDRNKEQEELDELKNKIFSGEYDNPTLEFEKAKKEREDLYKPKILIDVNLEQSQQRERELERERVREIERQRAKERERMNKERYVLAQASRELASVDAEPIESDSSGQDNFNSPAGSALQTANSSASNGPGSGSASIMDGMGNSNHHHHHHHHPHHHHQHHHTHHNAVEQRVASAGQHPPHAGSETRDSFGLMGHGSGAVNTSGGVGGMLDDDNSRHSIRSNSQHGIPESPDANSNSEMNSISDKSSHHHHQQLLPQQSAVGPTISLNLNVNAKKKRLEMKDVFNSLDDDTEESNGPKKRKLVPLEYEEGRGQMDTPIGTANSTPAGSGPKSSKGKKDDPSNRETQKSQEEKRKNIKSIIDKIPTEKSSLFNYPLDWNEIDSTIEKKIRPWINKKIIEYIGEPEPTLVDFICSKVLAGSTPQGILDDVQMVLDEEAEVFVVKMWRLLIYEVEAKKVGLAK from the exons ATGTCTTTTCACCCCAGACCTCCGGGAACAACGATAGTTTCCGCTGGTATCCCGTATATCGCTCCACCAATAGTACAG CAACCTATGATTCCTGCTATGAATCAGCCACCTCCATCGAATCGTGGCGGAAGCTTTCGTTCCGGGGCAACGATTGGCTCTCGTCCACAGATGTATAACAACAAACCTCCGCCCCAACCGGAACCGGTGTACGATGGTCCGATAGTGACCGTGTTTGTGGGTAACATTAGTGAAAAAGTTCCAGACCCAATGATAAAACAGATTCTAGCCACTTGCGGAACAGTGGTTAACTGGAAACGTGTATCTACCTTCGGATTCTGTGAATATGA TCCTGCCGGAGGCGCGAGAGCTGTACGCTTGGTACATGACCTAGAGGTGGGTGGTAAAAAGCTGGTAGCTAAGGTGGATGCCAAGAATAAAGCACTGCTCGATTCGTTCCGTGAGGATGAAAGTAATGCCGAGACAACGAACGAAATATCGGAAAAGcggggtgatgatgatgcaatgGAAGCTATCGGTCGCATATTGGAAGACTTCAAAGAGGAACTGGCTGCGGCTGAGCAGCAACAAGAAGAAACGCAggcaaaacagaagaaaatgttgcaaaCGGTAGACATTGAAGATGGCAAACGGGACATAATTAACAAGGAGATTGGAAAGTTCCGCAAATACACTGAGGAAGAAgagttaaaaaaggaaaaagaaaaagaacgtAAGAAGCGCGAAGAAAAGCGAGCAGAAGAGAAACAGCGACGCTCAGTATCGCCTCGGAAAgataagaaagcttcaaactCATCCAGGCGGCGCAGCAGATCGCGATCGCGTGATCGTGAACGGGATCGCGAACGTGAGCGTGAACGTGAGCAGCGCGAACGCGACAAGGAACGTGAACGTGAGCGGGAGCGAGAGCAGCGTGAACGTGAACGCGAACGTGAGCGGGATTTGGAACGGCAGCGTGAGCGTGAAAGGGAACGTGAGCGCGAACGGGAAAGGGAACGTGAACGGGATCGCGAGCGGGAGGATATGAAGGTAAACCGTAATCCGCGCGACATCcagaaagagaaggaaatggAAGAGGAGGCACGTGAACGCAAGAAAACCGAGAAGAAAGCCCGCGATAAGGAAGCGGCATACCAGGAACGATTGCGGAACTGGGAAGCTCGTGAAAGGAGAAAAGCCAAGGATTACGAAAAGGACCGGGAGAAGGATCGTTGTAAGGAGGAGGAACGtgagaaagaagcaaaacgacTGAAAGAGTTTCTAGAGGACTATGACGATGATCGGGATGATCCAAAATACTACAA GGGGCGAGAACTCCAACGAAGACTTGCTGAAAGAGTTCGCGAAGCTGACGCTGATTCCAAGGATCGCAACAAGGAGCAGGAAGAATTGGACGAATTGAAGAACAAGATATTCAGTGGAGAGTACGATAACCCGACGCTCGAGTTCGAGAAAGCCAAAAAAGAACGCGAAGATCTGTACAAGCCGAAAATACTTATCGACGTGAATCTGGAACAATCACAACAACGTGAACGTGAGCTAGAGCGAGAACGAGTTCGCGAAATAGAACGCCAGCGTGCTAAGGAGCGGGAGCGCATGAATAAGGAACGCTACGTATTAGCGCAAGCTTCGAGGGAACTCGCTTCCGTTGATGCGGAACCAATCGAGTCCGACTCAAGCGGGCAGGACAATTTCAATTCACCAGCCGGAAGTGCACTACAAACAGCGAACAGTAGTGCGTCCAATGGGCCTGGTTCAGGGTCGGCCAGTATAATGGATGGAATGGGTAATAgcaatcatcaccatcaccaccaccatcatccacatcaccatcatcagcatcaccacACTCACCACAATGCGGTGGAACAACGTGTAGCCTCTGCTGGACAGCATCCTCCACATGCTGGTTCCGAAACGCGTGATTCCTTTGGTTTGATGGGACATGGCAGCGGAGCAGTGAATACATCCGGTGGAGTCGGCGGAATGCTGGACGATGATAACTCTCGGCACTCGATACGGTCAAACTCGCAGCACGGAATTCCGGAAAGTCCAGATGCAAACAGTAACAGCGAGATGAACTCGATATCGGATAAATCGtcccatcatcaccatcaacagctGCTGCCCCAACAATCAGCAGTGGGTCCCACAATTAGTTTGAATTTGAACGTGAACGCGAAAAAGAAGAGGCTTGAAATGAAGGACGTGTTCAACAGCCTTGATGACGATACGGAAGAATCGAACGGTCCGAAAAAACGAAAGCTTGTACCTTTAG AGTACGAGGAAGGACGAGGTCAGATGGACACACCCATTGGAACAGCAAATAGCACGCCCGCAGGTTCCGGACCGAAATCATCGAAAGGTAAAAAGGATGATCCTTCGAATCGGGAAACACAAAAGTCGCAGGAAGAGAAACGCAAAAATATTAAGAGTATTATCGATAAGATACCAACGGAGAAGAGCTCGCTCTTTAACTATCCGCTCGACTGGAACGAGATCGATAGTACGATCGAGAAGAAAATTCGACCATGGATAAACAAAAAGATCATTGAGTACATAGGGGAGCCGGAGCCAACACTGGTGGATTTCATCTGTTCAAAGGTGCTAGCCGGCAGCACTCCTCAAGGCATTCTGGACGATGTGCAAATG GTTCTCGATGAGGAAGCTGAGGTTTTCGTGGTGAAAATGTGGCGATTACTGATCTATGAagtagaagcaaaaaaagtaGGACTGGCGAAGTAG